From a single Nicotiana tomentosiformis chromosome 2, ASM39032v3, whole genome shotgun sequence genomic region:
- the LOC138904695 gene encoding uncharacterized protein encodes MVENYSESPRSYSDVCRRDLEFKEDDWVFLKVSPMKGIIRFGKKDKLSPGYIGPYRIIQRIGQVAYRLELPHEMLLVHPVFHVSMLKKVVGDPALIDPVEAIEVNEELTYEYIPIAILDRRVRKLRNKKIASVKVLWRNQHVEEATWEAEKDMKKKYPHLFVDKLKYKGNSAKISGNFGK; translated from the exons atgGTTGAAAACTACTCAGAGTCACCAAGGTCATATTCGGACGTGTGtcgcagggatttggagttcaaagaggatgattgggtattcttgaaggtttcccccatgaagggtataatacGGTTTGGGAAGAAAGATAAATTGAGTCCAGGGTATATCGggccgtacagaatcattcagaggattggtcaggtggcttacaggctcgaGCTACCACATGAGATGTTGTTggtgcacccagtgtttcatgtatctatgttgaagaaggtagttggagacccgGCGCTCATTGATCCGGTAGaggctattgaggttaatgaagaattgacttatgagtaCATTCcgattgccattcttgataggcggGTTAGAAAGCTGAGGAATAAgaagattgcctccgtgaaagttttATGGCGGAACCAACATgtggaagaggccacctgggaggccgagaaaGATATGAAGAAGAAATATCCTCATTTGTTT gtggataagcTCAAatacaagggaaactctgccaaaatttctggaaattttgggaaatag
- the LOC138904696 gene encoding uncharacterized protein, with amino-acid sequence MGSLAHLKAHQRLLAKEVHRLASFGVRLADSSEEGVIVQNRAELSLVVEVKENQYDDPLLLQLKEGIHKHKTIDFSLGTYDGTLSYQGQLFVPNVDGLRERIMIKAHNSRYSMHPRFMKMYHDLKEVY; translated from the coding sequence ATGGGTAGTTTAGCTCACTTGAAGGCACATCAAAGGctgttggccaaggaagttcaccggttggctagttttggagttcgtcttgcagactctagCGAAgaaggggtgattgtgcaaaatagggctgaattatcacttgttgtggaagtcaaggagaaccAATACGACGATCCGTTGTTGCTAcagttgaaggaggggattcataaacataagaccattgatttttctcttggcacgtatgatggtacactaagttACCAAGGGCAATtatttgttccaaatgtagatggtctccgggaaagaatcatgatcaaGGCTCACAATTCTAGGTATTCCATGCACCCAAGATTtatgaagatgtaccatgatcttaaggaagtataCTAG